In Nitrospirota bacterium, the following are encoded in one genomic region:
- a CDS encoding type II toxin-antitoxin system VapC family toxin → MKLFFDTSALVKFFHEEEGTSQVSALIESDDNNIWISELARVEFISALYRRVRNKEITEDQLTEALSGFTEELTTFNCEPFGHAVITEAESLLKQYGKAHGLRTLDALQLGVFSIIAEKDWVLVSADSNLCRVAQLQGYKTINPVHGIQNESKDKQD, encoded by the coding sequence ATGAAGTTGTTTTTTGATACCTCTGCGTTAGTCAAATTTTTTCATGAGGAAGAAGGTACATCTCAGGTATCAGCCCTTATTGAATCAGACGATAATAATATCTGGATATCAGAGCTTGCAAGGGTTGAATTCATAAGTGCCTTATACCGTAGAGTGAGGAACAAAGAGATAACAGAAGACCAACTGACAGAAGCACTGTCAGGGTTTACTGAGGAACTGACAACTTTTAATTGTGAGCCATTTGGTCATGCAGTAATAACAGAAGCTGAGTCATTATTAAAGCAATATGGTAAAGCCCATGGATTAAGAACCCTTGATGCATTACAACTTGGTGTTTTTTCTATAATCGCAGAGAAGGACTGGGTTTTAGTTTCTGCCGATAGCAATCTTTGCCGAGTTGCCCAGTTACAGGGATATAAGACGATTAATCCTGTGCATGGTATTCAAAATGAAAGCA